A genomic stretch from Thauera sp. GDN1 includes:
- the fabD gene encoding ACP S-malonyltransferase: MAFALVFPGQGSQSVGMMAAYGESAVIRDTFAEASDALGEDLWAMVNDGPAERLALTVNTQPLMLAAGVAAYRAWLAAGGPKPAMVAGHSLGEYSALVAAGAMAFKDAVPLVRFRAQAMQEAVPAGEGAMAAVMGLEADAVREACAEAAQGDVVEAANLNAPGQIVIAGAKAAVERASEIAKAKGAKRAVLLPVSAPFHCALMRPAAERLAERLAGVSIVKPEIEVINNVDVAVYDDPEKIRDALVRQAFSPVRWIELVQAMAARGMSPVIECGPGKVLAGMTKRIAKDVEGGSAHDAASLEQAIAAVR, from the coding sequence ATGGCATTTGCGCTGGTTTTTCCTGGCCAGGGTTCGCAGTCGGTCGGCATGATGGCCGCCTACGGCGAGTCGGCCGTGATTCGTGACACCTTCGCCGAGGCCTCGGACGCGCTGGGCGAAGACCTGTGGGCGATGGTCAATGACGGCCCCGCCGAACGTCTCGCGCTCACCGTCAACACCCAGCCGTTGATGCTGGCCGCAGGCGTGGCGGCTTACCGCGCCTGGCTGGCTGCGGGAGGTCCGAAGCCGGCCATGGTCGCCGGCCACAGCCTGGGCGAGTACTCCGCGCTGGTCGCCGCGGGCGCGATGGCCTTCAAGGACGCCGTGCCGCTGGTGCGCTTCCGCGCGCAGGCGATGCAGGAAGCGGTGCCGGCGGGCGAGGGCGCCATGGCTGCGGTGATGGGCCTGGAGGCCGATGCGGTGCGCGAAGCTTGTGCCGAGGCGGCGCAGGGCGACGTGGTCGAGGCCGCGAACCTGAACGCGCCCGGCCAGATCGTGATCGCCGGCGCCAAGGCCGCGGTCGAGCGCGCGAGCGAGATCGCCAAGGCCAAGGGTGCCAAGCGTGCGGTGCTGCTGCCGGTGTCCGCTCCCTTCCACTGCGCGCTGATGCGTCCGGCGGCCGAGCGTCTTGCCGAGCGCCTCGCCGGGGTGAGCATCGTCAAGCCGGAGATCGAGGTCATCAACAACGTCGACGTCGCCGTGTATGACGATCCCGAGAAGATCCGCGACGCGCTGGTGCGCCAGGCCTTCTCGCCGGTGCGCTGGATCGAGCTGGTGCAGGCGATGGCCGCGCGCGGCATGAGCCCCGTCATCGAATGCGGCCCGGGCAAGGTGCTGGCCGGCATGACCAAGCGCATCGCCAAGGACGTCGAAGGCGGCTCGGCGCACGACGCCGCCAGTCTCGAACAAGCCATTGCGGCAGTGAGGTAA
- a CDS encoding YceD family protein yields the protein MSQQGVPSRVVSDPFRFAAESRSVEGVLVAADLLRLSDALASSDGSVRWRLEGFMVEGAAGSEPRLRLQVEGTLDLRCQRCLGGLEWPLRIDTLLQPVRSGQPIPEDELEDDEVDAIEIDGELDVLALLEDEVLLALPIAPRHQVCEAPKPQGGVSEESPFAALASLRGSHSAK from the coding sequence ATGTCGCAACAAGGCGTTCCGTCCAGAGTCGTATCGGACCCGTTCCGGTTTGCCGCAGAGTCCCGTTCGGTCGAAGGGGTGCTCGTAGCGGCGGATTTGCTGCGTCTGTCCGATGCGCTCGCGTCTTCGGATGGCAGCGTGCGGTGGCGGCTCGAGGGTTTCATGGTCGAGGGTGCAGCAGGCTCGGAGCCGAGGCTGCGTCTTCAGGTCGAGGGTACGCTCGACCTGCGCTGCCAGCGTTGTCTGGGCGGGCTGGAGTGGCCGCTGCGGATCGACACGCTGCTGCAGCCGGTCAGGAGCGGGCAGCCGATTCCGGAAGACGAGCTCGAAGACGACGAGGTCGACGCGATCGAGATCGACGGCGAGCTCGACGTGCTCGCCTTGCTCGAGGACGAGGTGCTTCTGGCACTGCCGATCGCTCCGCGACACCAGGTTTGTGAGGCACCAAAGCCGCAAGGCGGGGTGTCCGAAGAATCGCCTTTCGCTGCGCTGGCGTCGCTGCGAGGCAGTCACAGCGCGAAATAG
- the fabG gene encoding 3-oxoacyl-ACP reductase FabG, whose translation MSFSLEGQVALVTGASRGIGRAVALELGRLGATVVGTATSESGAADIDKALAEAGIKGAGLALDVTDAAACEALVGEVEKRFGAIGVLVNNAGITRDNLAMRMKDEEWDVVLDTNLRAVFRMSKLVMRGMMKARNGRIINITSVVASSGNPGQANYAAAKAGVAGMTRALARELGSRNITVNCVAPGFIDTDMTRALPEAARDALLGNIALGRLGRPEEIAGAVAFLASPAAAYVTGTTLHVNGGMYMS comes from the coding sequence ATGAGTTTTTCGCTCGAAGGGCAGGTCGCGCTGGTCACCGGAGCATCGCGCGGCATCGGTCGTGCCGTGGCGCTGGAACTGGGTCGCCTGGGTGCGACCGTGGTCGGTACCGCGACCTCGGAGTCCGGCGCCGCCGACATCGACAAGGCGCTCGCCGAGGCCGGCATCAAGGGTGCCGGCCTGGCGCTCGACGTCACCGACGCCGCTGCCTGCGAGGCGCTGGTCGGCGAGGTCGAGAAGCGCTTCGGTGCGATCGGCGTCCTGGTGAACAACGCCGGCATCACCCGCGACAACCTCGCCATGCGCATGAAGGACGAGGAGTGGGATGTGGTGCTCGACACCAACCTGCGCGCGGTCTTCCGCATGAGCAAGCTGGTCATGCGCGGCATGATGAAGGCGCGCAACGGCCGCATCATCAACATCACCTCGGTGGTGGCCAGTTCCGGCAACCCGGGCCAGGCCAACTACGCGGCCGCCAAGGCGGGCGTGGCGGGCATGACGCGCGCGCTGGCGCGCGAGCTGGGCAGCCGCAACATCACCGTGAACTGTGTCGCTCCCGGTTTCATCGACACCGACATGACGCGTGCGCTGCCCGAAGCGGCGCGCGACGCCCTGCTCGGCAACATCGCGCTGGGTCGCCTCGGCCGTCCGGAAGAAATCGCCGGCGCCGTGGCGTTCCTCGCTTCCCCCGCTGCCGCCTACGTGACTGGGACCACCCTGCACGTCAATGGCGGCATGTACATGTCCTGA
- the plsX gene encoding phosphate acyltransferase PlsX has translation MGVTIAIDCMGGDHGPAVTVPATLSFLRTHADASAILVGRAEAIQPLLGNAAAEFGARLRLHAASEVVAMDDPPAIAMRNKKDSSMRVAIDLVKSGEAAAAVSAGNTGALMAISRFVLKTLPGIDRPAIATVLPSMKGHTYVLDLGANVDCSAEHLLQFGVMGAMLVAAIEHTERPSVGLLNIGEEVIKGNDVVKEAGELLRNSGLNFYGNVEGNDIYEGTVDVVVCDGFVGNVALKTSEGLAQMIGAFLKQEFKRSLLTRLMAVVALPVLKRFKQRVDHRLYNGAPLLGLRGVVLKSHGSADAVAFGNALSRAAEAASNRLIERITERMASMNEVKA, from the coding sequence ATGGGTGTCACCATTGCGATCGACTGCATGGGTGGCGATCACGGCCCAGCCGTGACCGTGCCTGCCACGCTGTCCTTTTTGCGTACGCACGCCGACGCGAGTGCGATCCTCGTCGGGCGCGCGGAAGCGATTCAACCCCTGCTCGGCAACGCGGCAGCCGAATTCGGCGCGCGCCTGCGCCTGCATGCGGCGAGCGAAGTCGTGGCCATGGACGATCCGCCTGCGATCGCCATGCGCAACAAGAAAGACTCCTCGATGCGGGTCGCGATCGACCTGGTCAAGTCGGGCGAGGCTGCGGCCGCCGTTTCGGCGGGGAATACCGGCGCGCTGATGGCGATTTCGCGCTTCGTGCTCAAGACCCTGCCCGGGATCGACCGTCCCGCGATCGCCACCGTGCTGCCGTCGATGAAGGGGCACACCTATGTGCTCGACCTCGGTGCCAACGTCGATTGCAGCGCCGAACACCTGCTCCAGTTCGGGGTGATGGGCGCCATGCTCGTCGCCGCGATCGAGCACACCGAGCGCCCGTCGGTCGGCCTGCTCAACATCGGCGAAGAAGTCATCAAGGGCAACGACGTCGTCAAGGAAGCGGGGGAGTTGCTGCGCAACAGCGGTCTCAACTTCTACGGTAACGTCGAGGGCAACGACATCTACGAGGGCACGGTCGACGTCGTCGTCTGCGACGGTTTCGTCGGCAACGTCGCGCTCAAGACCTCGGAAGGTCTGGCGCAGATGATCGGTGCCTTCCTCAAGCAGGAGTTCAAGCGCTCGCTGCTGACGCGGCTGATGGCGGTCGTCGCCCTGCCGGTGCTCAAGCGCTTCAAGCAGCGCGTCGATCACCGGCTGTACAACGGGGCGCCGCTGCTCGGCTTGCGCGGCGTGGTCCTCAAGAGCCATGGCTCGGCCGATGCGGTGGCCTTCGGGAACGCGCTTTCGCGTGCGGCCGAGGCGGCGTCCAACCGGCTGATCGAGCGCATTACCGAACGAATGGCCAGCATGAACGAGGTGAAGGCATGA
- a CDS encoding Rne/Rng family ribonuclease codes for MKRMLFNATQAEELRVAIVDGQKLIDLDIESAAKEERKSNIYKAVITRIEPSLEAAFVDYGADRHGFLPFKEISRSYFQPGVDASKASIKEALKEGQELIVQVEKDERGNKGAALTTYISLAGRYLVLMPNNPRGGGVSRRVEGDERAELRDAMDQLDVPQGMSMIARTAAIGRSAEELQWDLNYLLQLWTAIEGAAQGQSGAFLIYQEGSLVIRAIRDYFQPDIGEILIDTDDIYEQARQFMAHVMPGNVSRVKRYSDDVPLFSRFQIEHQIESAYSRQVNLPSGGAVVIDHTEALVSIDVNSGRATKGSDIEETAFRTNCEAADEIARQLRLRDLGGLIVIDFIDMESAKNQREVENRLRDALRHDRARVQTGKISRFGLLELSRQRLRPALAETSYITCPRCNGTGHIRSTESSALHIVRILEEEAMKDNTGAVHLQVPVDVATFLLNEKRVDIARIEMRHKVQLIIVPNRHLETPAHEIIRLRHDQLNAEDIALASYQMVQKPAEDDARLPSKANERPARPEAAVKGIAPAQPAPVAAPEAAPAPTPAPAAPAAKGLFARILSWFGGSKPEAAPAPAAVVEETPKREQRGRGERSGEARRGNGNRGRRGERGDREADTQQQAGRGARPERGERAEGGEKPQRAAGERPERAERAERGERPEGGRGRGRNQRGNRAEEAGERIEKPVEERAAAEEELLKAGAAGAAVVVATAAAVGEAGAAEAGATTETAGEEGAPTEKRRRRGRGRGRRAGEGQAAATTDMEAGETGEEARDEDLTQTAADAGAGEVAAPEAIQLAVETSAETSAAELPVVASAPEAVEAAPAEAIEQALAPLPVATESSVAETESVQAAVEAPAEPALAAIVEAVEAFETAVSLTEAEAVETTAAPVESEAEAGSAAASAATSETLAAAAEPAVEAAPAIAPAQETAGETRPEQAPSAPIIVSAQDTGSDLIKIETDPTKLAQFSTGAVEPPARLGRKPRPAAVIAEEPLQQVETRK; via the coding sequence ATGAAGCGCATGCTTTTCAATGCGACGCAGGCCGAAGAACTGCGCGTCGCGATCGTGGACGGTCAGAAACTGATCGACCTCGATATCGAATCGGCCGCCAAGGAAGAACGCAAGAGCAACATCTACAAGGCGGTCATCACCCGCATCGAGCCCAGCCTCGAAGCGGCTTTCGTCGACTATGGCGCGGACCGTCACGGCTTCCTGCCGTTCAAGGAAATCTCCCGCTCCTACTTCCAGCCTGGCGTTGACGCCAGCAAGGCCTCCATCAAGGAAGCGCTGAAGGAAGGCCAGGAGCTGATCGTCCAGGTCGAGAAGGACGAGCGCGGCAACAAGGGCGCGGCGCTGACGACCTACATCTCGCTCGCCGGCCGCTACCTCGTGCTGATGCCGAACAATCCGCGCGGCGGTGGCGTCTCGCGTCGCGTCGAGGGTGACGAGCGCGCCGAACTGCGCGATGCGATGGACCAGCTCGACGTGCCGCAGGGCATGAGCATGATCGCGCGCACGGCCGCGATCGGCCGCAGCGCCGAAGAGCTGCAGTGGGACCTGAACTATCTGCTGCAGCTGTGGACGGCGATCGAAGGCGCGGCCCAGGGCCAGTCCGGTGCGTTCCTGATCTATCAGGAAGGCAGCCTGGTGATCCGCGCCATCCGCGATTACTTCCAGCCCGACATCGGCGAGATCCTGATCGACACCGACGACATCTACGAGCAGGCGCGCCAGTTCATGGCCCACGTCATGCCCGGCAACGTGTCGCGGGTGAAGCGCTACAGCGACGACGTGCCGCTGTTCTCGCGCTTCCAGATCGAGCACCAGATCGAGTCGGCCTACTCGCGCCAGGTGAACCTGCCCTCGGGCGGCGCCGTGGTCATCGACCACACCGAAGCCCTGGTGTCGATCGACGTCAACTCGGGCCGCGCCACCAAAGGCTCGGACATCGAGGAAACCGCCTTCCGCACCAACTGCGAGGCCGCCGACGAGATCGCCCGCCAGCTCCGCCTGCGCGACCTCGGCGGCCTGATCGTCATCGACTTCATCGACATGGAGTCGGCCAAGAACCAGCGCGAGGTCGAGAACCGCCTGCGCGACGCGCTGCGCCATGACCGCGCCCGCGTGCAGACCGGCAAGATCAGCCGCTTCGGCCTGCTCGAGCTGTCGCGCCAGCGCCTGCGCCCGGCGCTCGCCGAGACCAGCTACATCACCTGCCCGCGCTGCAACGGTACCGGCCACATCCGCAGCACCGAATCGTCCGCGCTGCACATCGTCCGCATCCTCGAAGAAGAGGCGATGAAGGACAACACCGGCGCGGTGCATCTGCAGGTGCCGGTCGACGTCGCCACCTTCCTGCTCAACGAGAAGCGCGTCGATATCGCCCGCATCGAGATGCGCCACAAGGTTCAGCTCATCATCGTGCCGAACCGCCACCTCGAAACGCCTGCGCACGAGATCATCCGCCTGCGCCACGACCAGCTCAACGCCGAGGACATCGCGCTGGCCAGCTACCAGATGGTGCAGAAGCCGGCCGAGGACGACGCCCGTCTGCCGTCCAAGGCCAACGAGCGCCCGGCGCGCCCCGAGGCTGCGGTCAAGGGCATCGCCCCCGCCCAGCCCGCCCCGGTCGCCGCACCCGAGGCTGCCCCCGCTCCGACCCCGGCCCCGGCGGCCCCGGCTGCGAAGGGCCTGTTCGCCCGCATCCTGAGCTGGTTCGGCGGCAGCAAGCCCGAGGCCGCACCGGCACCGGCGGCAGTCGTCGAGGAAACGCCCAAGCGCGAACAGCGCGGCCGTGGCGAGCGCAGCGGCGAAGCCCGGCGCGGCAACGGCAACCGCGGGCGTCGCGGCGAGCGTGGCGATCGTGAAGCCGACACCCAGCAGCAGGCCGGTCGCGGCGCACGCCCCGAGCGTGGCGAGCGTGCCGAAGGCGGCGAAAAGCCGCAGCGCGCCGCGGGCGAGCGTCCGGAGCGTGCCGAACGCGCGGAACGCGGCGAACGCCCCGAGGGCGGTCGTGGTCGTGGCCGCAACCAGCGCGGCAATCGCGCCGAGGAAGCCGGCGAACGCATCGAGAAGCCGGTCGAGGAACGCGCCGCAGCCGAAGAGGAACTGCTGAAGGCCGGTGCAGCGGGAGCCGCTGTCGTGGTGGCCACCGCCGCCGCTGTCGGCGAAGCCGGGGCTGCGGAAGCAGGTGCCACTACCGAAACCGCTGGCGAGGAAGGTGCGCCGACCGAGAAGCGTCGTCGCCGTGGCCGCGGCCGTGGCCGTCGCGCGGGCGAAGGCCAGGCCGCAGCGACCACCGACATGGAAGCGGGTGAAACCGGCGAGGAAGCGCGCGACGAGGATCTGACCCAGACCGCGGCCGATGCTGGCGCCGGCGAAGTCGCCGCACCCGAAGCCATCCAGCTCGCCGTCGAGACGTCAGCGGAAACCTCCGCAGCCGAGCTGCCGGTCGTCGCCTCTGCACCCGAGGCGGTGGAAGCCGCTCCGGCAGAGGCCATCGAGCAGGCGCTCGCGCCCTTGCCGGTCGCGACCGAGAGCAGCGTTGCCGAGACCGAATCCGTGCAGGCAGCGGTCGAAGCGCCCGCCGAGCCCGCGCTTGCGGCGATCGTCGAGGCCGTCGAAGCGTTCGAAACCGCGGTGAGCCTCACCGAGGCGGAAGCGGTCGAAACCACCGCCGCCCCGGTCGAGAGCGAGGCGGAAGCAGGCAGCGCGGCCGCTTCGGCGGCAACGAGCGAGACCCTTGCGGCCGCAGCGGAACCGGCTGTCGAGGCCGCGCCCGCCATCGCGCCGGCTCAGGAAACCGCAGGTGAAACCAGGCCCGAGCAGGCGCCGAGCGCACCGATCATCGTCTCCGCCCAGGACACGGGCAGCGACCTGATCAAGATCGAGACCGATCCGACGAAGCTCGCGCAGTTCAGCACCGGCGCCGTCGAGCCGCCGGCGCGCCTCGGCCGCAAGCCGCGGCCCGCCGCGGTGATCGCCGAAGAGCCGCTGCAGCAGGTCGAGACCCGCAAGTAA
- a CDS encoding HAD-IA family hydrolase produces the protein MAERFDLIVFDWDGTLMDSAGAIVRAMQAAARDLGLAEPPEERARYVIGLGLGDALRHAVPNLDESAYPRMVERYRHHYLSSDHELTLFDGVSAMIDALAERGHLLAVATGKSRLGLNRALGHSGLGAYFHATRCADECFSKPHPAMLEELMEELGTVPERTLMIGDTTHDLQMAKNARTAGLAVSFGAHPVSALEAESPLACVHTPGELARWLLANA, from the coding sequence ATGGCTGAGCGTTTCGACCTGATCGTGTTCGACTGGGACGGCACGCTGATGGACTCGGCGGGCGCGATCGTGCGCGCGATGCAGGCCGCAGCGCGCGACCTCGGGCTGGCCGAGCCGCCGGAGGAGCGGGCGCGCTACGTCATCGGCCTCGGCCTGGGTGATGCACTGCGTCACGCGGTGCCGAATCTGGACGAGTCGGCCTATCCGCGCATGGTCGAGCGCTACCGCCATCACTACCTGTCGTCGGATCACGAGCTGACGCTGTTCGACGGCGTGAGCGCGATGATCGATGCGCTCGCCGAGCGCGGACACCTGCTCGCGGTGGCGACCGGCAAGAGCCGGCTCGGGCTGAATCGCGCGCTCGGCCATTCCGGGCTGGGGGCGTATTTCCATGCCACGCGTTGCGCCGACGAATGCTTCTCCAAGCCGCACCCGGCGATGCTCGAGGAGCTGATGGAGGAGCTGGGCACGGTGCCCGAGCGCACGCTGATGATCGGCGACACCACGCACGACCTGCAGATGGCGAAGAACGCGCGCACCGCCGGGCTGGCGGTCAGCTTCGGCGCGCATCCGGTGTCGGCGCTCGAGGCCGAGTCGCCGCTCGCCTGCGTGCATACGCCGGGCGAGCTGGCGCGCTGGTTGCTGGCGAACGCCTGA
- a CDS encoding SAM-dependent methyltransferase, whose amino-acid sequence MQHDKRGTLYLIPVALGEATPWAAFLPTQAQAIAAGLRRFVVETARAARAHLKQLDYPHPLRETDIRELPEDGPGAMAALDTLLAPALAGEDIGLMSDAGCPAVADPGARLVARAHALGIRVAPLVGPSSILLGLMGSGLNGQSFAFHGYLPVSEGERDTALRALEDESRRLGRTQIFIETPYRNERMLEALLKLLKPDTRLCVACELNTANETLLTRSVRDWRKAERPALAKRPALFLLLA is encoded by the coding sequence ATGCAGCACGACAAGCGCGGCACGCTCTACCTGATCCCGGTCGCGCTCGGCGAAGCCACGCCCTGGGCGGCCTTCCTGCCCACCCAGGCGCAGGCTATCGCGGCAGGACTGCGCCGCTTCGTGGTCGAGACCGCGCGCGCCGCACGCGCGCACCTGAAGCAACTCGACTACCCGCACCCGCTGCGCGAGACCGACATCCGCGAACTGCCCGAGGACGGCCCCGGCGCGATGGCCGCGCTCGACACCCTGCTCGCGCCCGCGCTCGCCGGCGAAGACATCGGACTCATGTCGGACGCCGGCTGCCCGGCGGTGGCCGACCCCGGCGCCCGCCTGGTGGCGCGCGCGCACGCCCTCGGGATCCGCGTCGCACCCCTGGTCGGACCGTCCTCGATCCTGCTCGGCCTGATGGGCTCGGGGCTCAACGGCCAGAGCTTCGCCTTCCACGGTTACCTGCCGGTGAGCGAAGGCGAACGCGATACCGCACTGCGCGCGCTCGAGGACGAATCGCGCAGGCTCGGACGGACGCAGATCTTCATCGAGACGCCCTACCGCAACGAACGCATGCTCGAGGCCCTGCTCAAGTTGCTCAAGCCGGACACCCGGCTATGCGTGGCCTGCGAGCTCAACACCGCGAACGAAACCCTGCTCACCCGCAGCGTACGCGACTGGCGCAAGGCCGAGCGCCCGGCCCTGGCCAAGCGCCCCGCCCTGTTCCTGCTGCTGGCCTGA
- the acpP gene encoding acyl carrier protein encodes MENIEQRVKKIVAEQLGVNESEIKTESSFVDDLGADSLDTVELVMALEEEFECEIPDEEAEKITTVQQAIDYVNAHLKK; translated from the coding sequence ATGGAGAACATCGAACAGCGCGTCAAGAAGATCGTCGCTGAGCAACTTGGCGTGAACGAATCGGAGATCAAGACCGAGTCTTCGTTCGTCGATGATCTGGGCGCGGATTCGCTGGACACCGTGGAACTGGTCATGGCGCTGGAAGAAGAGTTCGAGTGCGAGATCCCGGACGAAGAGGCCGAGAAGATCACCACCGTCCAGCAGGCGATCGACTACGTCAACGCCCACCTCAAGAAGTAA
- a CDS encoding Maf family nucleotide pyrophosphatase: protein MKVVLASTSAYRKMLLERLHLPFETDRPETDETPLPGEAPAAIAERLAAEKARAVAARWPDALVIGSDQVAYLGDEIFGKPGTEARAIAQLQRMRGQTVVFHTALALLNTRSGHLQVEGIPTRVRFRDLSDEEIRRYVAKERPLDCAGSAKSEGLGITLLDAMPGEDPTALIGLPLIALSRMLRAEGLQLP from the coding sequence ATGAAAGTCGTCCTCGCCTCGACCTCGGCCTACCGCAAGATGCTGCTCGAGCGCCTGCACCTACCCTTCGAGACCGATCGCCCCGAAACCGACGAAACCCCGCTGCCCGGCGAGGCGCCTGCGGCGATCGCCGAGCGCCTGGCCGCGGAGAAGGCGCGCGCCGTCGCCGCGCGCTGGCCGGACGCACTGGTCATCGGCAGCGACCAGGTCGCCTATCTCGGAGACGAGATCTTCGGCAAACCCGGCACCGAGGCGCGTGCGATCGCCCAGCTGCAGCGCATGCGCGGACAGACAGTGGTGTTCCACACCGCACTGGCGCTGCTGAACACCCGCAGCGGCCACCTGCAGGTCGAGGGCATTCCCACCCGTGTACGCTTCCGCGATCTCAGCGACGAAGAGATCCGCCGCTACGTCGCCAAGGAACGCCCGCTGGACTGCGCCGGCAGCGCCAAATCCGAGGGCCTCGGCATCACCCTCCTCGACGCCATGCCGGGCGAGGACCCGACCGCACTGATCGGCCTGCCGCTGATCGCGCTGTCGCGCATGCTGCGCGCCGAAGGCCTGCAACTGCCGTGA
- the rpmF gene encoding 50S ribosomal protein L32, with translation MAVQQNKKSPSKRGMHRAHDFLTGPALAVEPTTGEVHLRHHISPNGFYRGKKVLKAKGE, from the coding sequence ATGGCCGTTCAACAGAACAAGAAGTCCCCCTCCAAGCGTGGCATGCACCGTGCCCACGACTTCCTCACCGGCCCGGCGCTGGCCGTCGAGCCGACCACGGGTGAAGTCCACCTGCGTCACCACATCAGCCCCAACGGTTTCTACCGTGGCAAGAAGGTGCTGAAGGCCAAGGGCGAGTAA
- a CDS encoding beta-ketoacyl-ACP synthase III, producing MIYARIAGTGSCLPGDPVSNDDLVARGIDTSDEWIVSRSGIRSRHLAAADVGASDLARVAAERAIEAAGCEADDIDLIIVATSTPDYIFPSTAALVQSKLGIRNGGPAFDVQAVCSGFVYALTVAEKFIRSGSHKRALVIGAEVFSRILDWSDRATCVLFGDGAGAVVLEASERPGIRAAALHADGSHHPILCVPGGVASGQVIGDPFLRMDGQAVFKFAVKVLGEVAQEVLDQAGVPADSVDWLIPHQANIRIIQATAKRLGLPMERVITTLDHHGNTSAASIPLALDEAVRSGKLREGQRVIVEGVGGGFTWGAALIDF from the coding sequence ATGATCTACGCACGGATCGCGGGAACCGGAAGCTGCCTGCCGGGCGACCCAGTCAGCAACGACGACCTGGTGGCGCGCGGGATCGATACCTCGGACGAATGGATCGTCAGCCGCTCCGGCATCCGCAGCCGCCATCTCGCCGCCGCCGACGTCGGCGCCAGCGATCTGGCGCGCGTCGCCGCCGAGCGTGCGATCGAGGCGGCGGGCTGCGAGGCCGATGACATCGACCTCATCATCGTCGCCACCTCCACGCCCGACTACATCTTCCCCAGTACCGCCGCGCTGGTGCAGTCCAAGCTCGGCATCCGCAACGGCGGGCCGGCCTTCGACGTGCAGGCGGTGTGCAGCGGCTTCGTGTATGCGCTGACGGTGGCGGAGAAGTTCATCCGTTCGGGCAGCCACAAGCGCGCGCTGGTCATCGGCGCCGAAGTGTTCTCGCGCATCCTCGACTGGTCGGATCGCGCGACCTGCGTGCTGTTCGGCGACGGCGCCGGTGCAGTCGTGCTCGAAGCCTCGGAGCGTCCCGGCATCCGCGCCGCCGCGCTGCATGCGGACGGCAGCCATCACCCCATCCTGTGCGTGCCCGGCGGCGTGGCCTCGGGCCAGGTGATCGGCGATCCCTTCCTGCGCATGGACGGCCAGGCGGTGTTCAAGTTTGCGGTCAAGGTGCTCGGCGAGGTCGCACAGGAAGTGCTCGACCAGGCCGGCGTCCCGGCCGACAGCGTGGACTGGCTGATTCCGCACCAGGCCAACATCCGCATCATCCAGGCCACGGCCAAGCGCCTCGGCTTGCCGATGGAGCGGGTGATCACCACGCTCGATCACCACGGCAATACCTCGGCGGCGTCGATTCCGCTCGCTCTCGACGAGGCGGTCCGCAGCGGCAAGCTGCGCGAAGGGCAGCGCGTCATCGTCGAAGGCGTCGGCGGCGGCTTCACCTGGGGCGCGGCCCTGATCGATTTCTGA
- a CDS encoding RluA family pseudouridine synthase, with protein MTIIEGKAIAVRHERIDEAAAGQRIDNYLMRIAKGVPKSHVYRILRSGEVRVNGRRVQQTYRLEEGDEVRIPPIRVAEPTRSAPAPVGKALPVVYEDDAILVIDKPSGKAVHGGSGVSYGVIEQLRAQRPDARMLELAHRLDRETSGLLIVAKKRSALTVLHDMMREGRVEKRYLTLVPGRWSNPLQHVKAALHKFLTPDGERRVRVSEDGKPAHSIVRLVRRWREYSLLEVELKTGRTHQIRVHLTHLGFPLCGDDKYGDFALNKRLEGEGLKRMFLHAAQLSFAHPLTGETLAFASPLPEDLQSFIDRLDAGEKRHG; from the coding sequence ATGACGATCATTGAAGGCAAAGCCATTGCAGTCCGGCACGAGCGCATCGACGAGGCCGCGGCCGGGCAGCGCATCGACAACTACCTGATGCGCATCGCCAAGGGGGTGCCGAAAAGCCACGTCTATCGCATCCTGCGCAGCGGCGAGGTGCGGGTCAACGGCCGGCGGGTGCAGCAAACCTACCGCCTGGAAGAAGGCGACGAGGTGCGCATTCCGCCGATCCGGGTGGCCGAGCCCACGCGCAGCGCGCCGGCGCCGGTGGGCAAGGCGCTGCCGGTCGTCTATGAGGACGATGCGATCCTGGTCATCGACAAGCCTTCGGGCAAGGCGGTGCACGGCGGCAGCGGCGTCAGCTACGGCGTGATCGAGCAGCTGCGCGCGCAGCGCCCGGACGCGCGCATGCTCGAGCTTGCGCATCGCCTCGACCGCGAGACCTCGGGTCTGCTGATCGTCGCCAAGAAGCGTTCGGCGCTGACCGTGCTGCACGACATGATGCGCGAAGGCAGGGTGGAGAAGCGCTACCTCACCCTGGTGCCGGGGCGCTGGTCGAACCCGCTGCAGCACGTCAAGGCGGCGCTGCACAAATTCCTGACCCCGGACGGCGAACGCCGGGTGCGTGTGAGCGAGGACGGCAAGCCGGCGCACAGCATCGTGCGCCTGGTCAGGCGCTGGCGCGAATACAGCCTGCTCGAGGTGGAACTGAAGACCGGCCGCACCCATCAGATCCGCGTGCATCTGACCCACCTCGGCTTTCCGCTGTGCGGTGACGACAAGTACGGCGATTTCGCGCTCAACAAGCGCCTGGAAGGCGAGGGGCTGAAGCGCATGTTCCTGCATGCGGCGCAGCTGAGCTTCGCTCACCCGCTGACCGGCGAGACGCTGGCCTTCGCGTCGCCGCTGCCGGAAGACCTGCAATCCTTCATCGACCGGCTCGACGCCGGGGAGAAAAGACATGGCTGA